DNA sequence from the Amphiprion ocellaris isolate individual 3 ecotype Okinawa chromosome 17, ASM2253959v1, whole genome shotgun sequence genome:
atagacagacagacagacagacagacagacagacagacagatagacagacagacagacagacagacagacagacagatagatagatagatagatagatagatagatagatagatagatagatagatagacagacagacagacagacagacagacagacagacagatagacagatagacagacagacagacagacagacagacagacagacagacagacagacagatagatagatagatagatagatagatagatagatagatagatagatagatagatagatagatagatagatattttattaatcccaagggaaattcaagtgtttgGCAGCTTCCAtgcaacaacataaataacaaaaagacaggaCATGCAGCTTAGTAACactaacattaaaggttagtatatactctgaaaaacttcctgtacaatactataaaaaaaacacatctaattttaaaatgtatagaaatactaaatgtaattaaaattcaatacacaatatttacacatttcaaggcacagtgatttaaagtgatttaaaatgtaaaatcacaatACGTGATGGCATTGTGAGAATATAAACAATATTACTAGTTTAATGAATTTATACAGAACAGTGTCCTGATGACAGTCGGCTTGACATGAACTGAATCCAGTAAACAGCGACACAGAAAGActaataaaatgcattattatgcATTCATTAGCTCTGGAAAAACTAAATGGCTGGGCTAAAATAGTCAATCATTTGGCTTGTGTTTGCTGTCTCTTCCATCATCAGCGTCCAGAGGGGTTTCACCTTCACCTCCAGCCTGCTGTCTGGTCATCCGATGGGTTGTGACTGTGATGCTGACCATCTGAGCAGCCCAGCCTGCAGGCCTTCCTCCAGACTGTGTGCCTTATTTGcctgtttttggactttttgtctAGTTGGCTTTTTCATAGAGTCATGCTGTCTCCTCCATGTGGGAAAGTCAGACAGTACTCCGTATTTTGCTCTGATTGGTTAACATGAGAGTTGAATATTCCTGGAGATCACAGTCACTTGAGTTGCATATGCAGCGCTTGTTCTGCTTTGCGATGGTGATTTAACAGTGTTTGACAAATCACCTGTCCTTCCCCCGACATTTACTGCTAATCCAAACCAAAGGCTCAAGCCGAACAGGAAACGTCCAAACATCATAGCTCACTGTAAATGTTTAAAGCAGAGTTGATGCCAGAGGAGCTCTGAGTGAAAAAGCATCTGCCTCTGCTCTCTTCTCAGCTGTTTGACAGAACCATGATGGAGTAATCaccacactgacagacagatgtgAACATGTGTGACAACAAGGAGACACTTTCTCTGTTGAGCTGAGACACACTCAAGTCTTCTGGTGACATCCACCAACAAGGATTCAGTGTTTCTAAAACACAATGAATGGACTCATTCACATTGCAAActgttgtgttcatttgtttttaacaaaatatgatGTTTAATGGTGTGAGTGTGCAGGTTACATGGTGGTTTGTCTTTATCAGCAACTTACATGATTcagttaaatcaacaaaaactgtTCACTTTTAATGAACACAAGTACTTTGTGTTGATGCAAAGTTACTGGAATTtgcaaaaagcaaattaaaagatttttcatttaggaatttgatttaaaataatacacaaagAGCAATATCACAAAGATGCTTCCATTTGTCTCTCAGAAATGCTTTCAGGTGTTAAGGAGTTTAAGGGAATTCTGCAaaataattaatgttttttaactACCGCTAAAGAATTCCCACTCTACTCATAAACATCAGAGcccaaatattaatttacacacaTTAAAATAAGACTAGATGAGATTTTAGATATGAAAAAAGTCATACTGAGCTTTTTTGTGACTTGAGGGGAAATAGAAAAAGAGCGTAATGTGTGTGTAGGGTCATAAGGCAGCACGGTCAGcatggttttcttgtttttcttgctcaGGTCCTACTCTGGAGAGGTCAAAGGTTACAGATTACCCTGACCATGCTGAGGGTGCTGATGTGGGCGTGAATAATGGACCCAATTTGAAAACTGTCCACAATGTCTCTCTGCGGTGGCTAGCTGCATATGTACAGTTTGTGTAGTATACAAAACATCATACAAACATATTAATGTAGATCACAAGTAGAATTATTTAGAATCCAGGATGAAGCAGGTGCAGTAGAGAGTAACCAAAGTGAACTAGAACCTGTCAGCAGGTTAAAAGAATCTGATTTTTGCTGCCCTGAAGCTGATTTCCAGTGGTCCTCTGCACTTTTGCacagcaacattttcaaaaggtGACATATAGTCATGCATGCTATGTCTGTCATTTGGATATTTGTTACTTTTACTTTATAGATtctatttgtgtttctgtagctatattatctgtatttctcattttattatctagtgtgtatttttgttatttaaagaAAGGCACTGTAAATGAGCTCTGTCTGTTAGGAGTCATTTGTGATCCAGCAGCTGTGAGACAGAGAGTAGAAACTTTATCTCAAATGTTTTTCAGCAGTTTACTTCTCTATATAATGGTTTATACTGTTTGTGGCAGAGCTGGGTTCACACTGccttcaaacacacaacagaacccatgagaacaacaacaaaagaaggcTTGAATAATTTCACTTTACATGTATTGAATCTAGAATATGTAAAATTTTCACTTTCTTTAATGTCTgatgaaaaatatgaaacttttTTGTGATGTTCTAATTTTTGGAGAAACAGTAAAGcaatcattttttccactttgggatgatggacacttggaaaaatgctgaatgtgttgatttatctagttatttttaaataatgacaaacaaatACAATGTTCAAGAAAGCCAATCATATGTAtagatgtttctttttaaattatgtatGGAATGAAAACTTTGTCCTACTGcactgaaaacatttctgagttctctctacttctagccacggttgtgctgtttccatagaggtgccgGACTTCACACTGCAGTGAcaaatgagcccacaatgagGAAAAACGTAACCGGTGCAGAAAACGCCAGAGGTTCAGCGACATAAGTCTGCGCATGCGTCACTCTTAGGTGCCGTAAAGCGCTTGAGGACGTCGCGCTGCTGTAGCTGTGTCCTCGGTGTGGCGCCACATGGCTAATGAACTACAACTGTGTTCTGCCTCCTCGTTGGTCCGCAGCTGACTACCGGGATTGGCTGTAAGTAGCTTTAGCGGAAAGGTAAACACCTCAGGAAGCCTACCCAGAGTGTAAAGGTGCTCAAACTTCGCCCCAGATATGAGCTAAACGGACACTCGGACCTCCGGAACTATTTGCTGTGAAGCGTGTGTGAGCGTAGCCGACATGGTGGAGGTGTTCTCCGGACGGACTCTGCTCAATAAAGACGGGGACTTGGTGGACCCGGAGGAGGCTCTGAGGAATAAAGTGGTGGGGATCTACTTCTCGGCGGGCTGGTGTCCTCCGTGTCGCGACTTCACGCCCATCCTGTGTGATTTCTACACGGAGCTGGTGGAGGAGAGTGAACCACCTGCTCAGTTTGAGATAGTTTTTGTCTCCTCAGACAAGACCACGGATGACATGGTTGAATATTATCACGACATGCACGGAGACTGGCTCGCCCTGCCCTTTACGGATGATTACAAACAGTAAGTGTTAAAAAGTTCACACTTTAAACTCACAGCAGTTTGACAAAAGCACCATTAGCTGCACTTGCTGGTGCTTTATTTATCTTCCATCTTGTTAGGATTAAACACTACAGTCCGTTCAGCCTGTTAGGCTCTGCCCCAGCTTATGTAAAATGCTTATGAGGGTCACCCTGTCTGGGATTAGGGTTAAATTAGAGCTGACACACTTCTCTGTTCAAAGTTAACTTCATGATTTACTCCCCTGCATTTGCTTTGTATTTAAAATTCTGAAGTGTGTAGTGCTGAGTCTTTATCACATAAATTCACCTGTAAGTCTGTATATCCAGGCTACAAAGTCCTGTCTTCAAGCATCAGTGTTGGATGATATTTTTACATACCTGAGTAAAAGTAGCAACACCACACTTAAAGCCATACATTCAAGCTGTTACTTGGGTAGAAGTACAGATGTGCTTCAGTGTCATGAGAACTTATTTTGAAGGTAATGTTTATGTTTATAATCTtatttagggctgcaactaaaaatattttacattccaCACAGATCATAGGACTGGACCATTTAGAGAAAAtattatttgtgatttttctgttgctcatatTTGATTTGCAATATACTTTGTAAGTCACTCTTCAGTTTAATATTCATTATGTGATATTTTTAAGACGTGATGAAGCATATACAATGAAACTGTCACACAAAGAGGGCAGCATTGACATGACAGTTTAAATCTTGTGTCAGACCTGCTGTATGACTTATTCTAAATATCAACCATTGCATTGGTTTAAACTGATTTGAAATTAATAAATTGTTCAGCCGTAAGTGACTCATTTCTTaaggaaatataaaaaaaacaaaaaaactaaatatgaaaCAAAGAGGTAAGTGACTTCTTCCAATATCCCTTTTCTCAGACCAACCATCCAAAAGCTAAAGATACTCATCTCATTGTCAGATACGACgaacaaaagcagcagaaatcagGGAATGTTTGACATTTGTGCTTACACAGTGTTTGAAAACATTAACTGATGATCAAAAAAACTGGCAGCTTAAACAAaatctttaatatttattgcTGCTGTATTATTGTGTGTCCATAAGCAAGCAGTATTTTAGTGGTGCAGCTGCTCAAGGTAAGaccaatttattttttcttatataTTGTATACTG
Encoded proteins:
- the nxnl2 gene encoding nucleoredoxin-like protein 2 encodes the protein MVEVFSGRTLLNKDGDLVDPEEALRNKVVGIYFSAGWCPPCRDFTPILCDFYTELVEESEPPAQFEIVFVSSDKTTDDMVEYYHDMHGDWLALPFTDDYKHELKQRYKITAVPKLVIVKENGDVITDKGRKQIRDRGLACFRTWLDAAEIFQNFKGIIVRPPGTLKMNGHVGEM